One stretch of Methylopila sp. 73B DNA includes these proteins:
- the gluQRS gene encoding tRNA glutamyl-Q(34) synthetase GluQRS: protein MTPVFRFAPSPTGLLHLGHAASASAVWRAAEAIGGRVLLRIEDIDPQRSKAKFATAIEEDLAWLGFRWDGPVVRQSERFDFYAAALSRLDAKGLLYPCRLSRADIAAAAPPAAARDPDGAVRLPLGGARPADPDGPAAHRLNMAKALGALGDERLFWREEGVGAIEARPEFWGDVVLARKETPTSYHLAVVVDDAAQGVTHVVRGRDLYEATAVHRLLQRLLDLPEPAYRHHPILLAPDGGKLSKSRGSPSLRSLRAEGWSREDVLRAVGAA from the coding sequence ATGACGCCCGTCTTTCGCTTCGCCCCGTCGCCGACGGGGCTGCTCCATCTCGGCCACGCGGCGTCGGCCTCTGCGGTCTGGCGCGCCGCGGAGGCCATTGGGGGACGCGTTCTGCTGCGGATCGAGGACATCGATCCGCAGCGGTCGAAGGCCAAGTTCGCCACGGCGATCGAGGAGGATCTGGCGTGGCTCGGCTTCCGCTGGGACGGCCCGGTCGTTCGCCAGTCCGAGCGCTTCGACTTCTACGCCGCGGCCCTGTCTCGCCTCGACGCGAAGGGGCTGCTGTATCCCTGCCGACTTTCCCGGGCGGACATCGCGGCCGCCGCGCCGCCGGCCGCTGCGCGCGATCCGGACGGCGCCGTGCGCCTGCCGCTCGGGGGCGCCCGTCCAGCCGATCCGGACGGCCCCGCCGCGCATCGTCTGAATATGGCGAAGGCGCTGGGGGCGCTCGGCGACGAGCGCCTTTTCTGGCGGGAGGAGGGCGTCGGCGCGATCGAGGCCCGGCCCGAGTTCTGGGGCGACGTCGTACTCGCGCGCAAGGAGACGCCGACGAGCTACCATCTCGCCGTGGTCGTGGACGACGCGGCGCAGGGCGTCACCCACGTCGTGCGCGGCCGCGACCTCTACGAGGCGACCGCCGTTCACCGGCTGCTCCAGCGCCTGCTCGATCTGCCGGAGCCCGCCTACCGCCACCATCCGATCCTGCTGGCGCCCGACGGCGGGAAGCTGTCGAAGAGCCGCGGCTCGCCGTCGTTGCGGTCGCTGCGGGCGGAGGGGTGGTCGCGCGAGGACGTCCTGCGCGCGGTCGGGGCGGCCTGA